One Lagopus muta isolate bLagMut1 chromosome 10, bLagMut1 primary, whole genome shotgun sequence DNA segment encodes these proteins:
- the SLC30A4 gene encoding zinc transporter 4 codes for MAGPGLWSSIKSALRRSEPPLFLNDSSAFDFSDEAGDEDFPRFNKLRVVVADDAAEAAPEAPANGLHPAPPSDDESAAERDIALRGGPEPCGRCRSRRELCKLRRVKKRLTAAAALYLLFMTGELVGGYVANSLAIMTDALHMLTDLSGIILTLLALWLSAKSPTKRFTFGFHRLEVLSAIISVLLVYILMAFLLYEAVQRTIHMDYEINGDIMLITAAVGVAVNLIMGFLLNQSGHLHSHSHSHPHSHVPQSNSPSTARSSGHGHSSLAVRAAFVHALGDLVQSIGVLVAAYIIRFKPEYKIADPICTYVFSILVVFTTVRILCDTGVIILEGVPRHLNVDRIKEDLMKIEDVYSIEDLNVWSLTAGKTTAIVHLQLVPGSSSKWEEVQFKARQLLLNTFGMYKCSVQLQSYKQETSKTCTSCQSSSA; via the exons ATGGCGGGGCCCGGCCTGTGGAGCAGCATCAAGTCCGCGCTGCGGCGGAGCGAGCCGCCCCTGTTCCTGAACGACTCCAGTGCCTTCGACTTCTCGGACGAGGCGGGGGACGAAGACTTCCCCCGCTTCAACAAGCTGCGGGTGGTGGTGGCGGACGACGCGGCGGAGGCGGCCCCCGAGGCTCCGGCCAACGGGCTGCACCCCGCGCCGCCGTCCGACGACGAGTCCGCGGCCGAGCGGGACATCGCGCTGCGCGGCGGGCCCGAGCCCTGCGGCCGCTGCCGCAGCCGGAGAGAGCTGTGCAAGCTGCGGCGCGTCAAGAAGCGGCTGacggccgccgccgccctctATCTGCTCTTCATGACGGGGGAGCTCGTAG GTGGATATGTTGCTAACAGTCTAGCAATTATGACAGATGCACTGCACATGTTAACTGACCTTAGTGGTATCATTTTGACCCTACTTGCTCTCTGGCTGTCTGCAAAGTCTCCTACAAAGAGGTTCACTTTCGGATTTCATCGCCTAG aagtATTGTCAGCCATCATTAGTGTGTTGCTGGTCTATATCCTTATGGCATTCCTGTTGTATGAAGCAGTTCAAAGAACCATCCATATGGACTATGAAATAAATGGCGATATCATGCTGATCACAGCAGCTGTTGGTGTTGCAGTTAACTTAAT AATGGGTTTTTTGCTGAATCAATCTGGACACCTTCATTCCCACTCCCATTCCCACCCTCACTCCCACGTACCTCAGTCAAACTCTCCTAGCACAGCCCGCAGCAGCGGCCACGGACACAGCAGCcttgcagtgagagcagcatTTGTACACGCCCTTGGGGACCTGGTACAAAGCATTGGTGTGCTTGTAGCTGCGTACATCATACGCTTCAAG CCAGAATACAAGATTGCTGATCCTATTTGTACATATGTGTTTTCCATACTGGTAGTTTTCACAACAGTCCGAATTCTATGTGATACAGGAGTTATAATTTTGGAAG GAGTCCCGAGGCATTTAAATGTGGATCGTATTAAAGAAGACTTGATGAAAATTGAAGATGTTTATTCTATAGAAGATTTGAATGTTTGGTctctcactgcaggaaaaacaactgCCATAGTCCACTTGCAATTAG TTCCTGGTAGCTCATCTAAATGGGAGGAAGTTCAGTTCAAGGCCAGACAACTGCTGTTGAACACATTTGGAATgtacaagtgttctgtccagCTTCAGAGTTACAAACAGGAAACAAGCAAAACCTGCACAAGTTGTCAGAGTTCCAGTGCCTAA
- the C10H15orf48 gene encoding normal mucosa of esophagus-specific gene 1 protein, giving the protein MSASFFQLLRTKKELIPLIGVVSCAAVGAVAFSVYSLVSKSDVIINKGANPEPWETIDPTQPQKLLTIHQKWKPIEELESVKKLTK; this is encoded by the exons ATGAGCGCGAgcttcttccagctgctgagAACGAAGAAAGAA CTCATCCCGCTGATCGGAGTCGTGTCCTGCGCTGCCGTTGGGGCTGTTGCTTTTTCAGTCTATTCCCTCGTCAGCAAATCCGACGTGAT CATTAACAAGGGTGCCAATCCAGAGCCATGGGAAACCATTGATCCTACCCAGCCACAGAAG CTATTAACAATCCATCAGAAATGGAAGCCTATAGAAGAGTTGGAAAGTGTCAAAAAGCTTACGAAGTGA
- the SPATA5L1 gene encoding spermatogenesis-associated protein 5-like protein 1 — MIKREAVRRTNSPVLKCIPACPVRRGSQFCGGGLKWSLRFFADELLQLTQTHPPVEHALHPAKPSASRPHGKQAGTCEGRRSPTACACSRRRRGKRCGLRSAGAGGVPRVSEQRAAMEPAPLKLLPPDPGDEGTQRCRLGPAALSSLGVRLGAPLRISLPAGCYLCTAWPRPDLADGYVQADPACSTGLTAAAPRGLTLSPGCLQPLSSRRLRGAAVRAVLRGGARGRPAGLQEAVRDLLTHVYVSPRYVVTVGPRVRAPVVHVEILSVDPATEEAGLITPQTNVTITEVMTLERYRLLTEDTAEIPVAGLDDVGESLKEMVDLPFRFPRTFKKLGLSVPNGVLLVGPPGVGKTLLVKAVAKEVGAYLLCVSGPALYGSRPGESEENLRSVFEKGREMSCEGPTVLFIDEIDALCPKRRSSSSAPEDRLVAQLLTLLDGAGAGKDRMVVVAATNRPDALDPALRRPGRFDREVIIGTPTLTQRRSILQMLTCGMPISTDVDLVKLAEMTTGYVGADLTALCREAAMQAVFHSSLDSAEVLINMTDFQEAFKKIQPSSFRGAVGLKECKPITWEQIGGLEDVKLKLKQSVEWPMKFPQAFVRMGLARPKGVLLYGPSGCAKTTLVKAVATSCHCSFLSVSGAELFSPYVGDSEKILSQVFRQARANSSAIIFLDEIDSILGSRSRGKTGRGVSERVLSVLLNELDGVGLKVTERRGNKLQLEGRCEELSDEERQLEFQETLSRDVMVVAATNRPDMLDDALLRPGRLDRVIYIPPPDLKGRLSILKVCTEKIPLDTDVSLQDIAALTDLFSGADIENLCKEAALLALQENGLEATAVKQEHFVKSLETVKPSLSMKDVEFYEEFIVKN, encoded by the exons ATGATAAAGCGGGAAGCCGTCAGAAGGACGAACAGCCCGGTCCTGAAGTGCATCCCTGCCTGCCCCGTGAGACGGGGATCCCAGTTCTGTGGGGGGGGTCTCAAGTGGAGTCT CAGGTTTTTTGCGGATGAGTTGCTACAGCTGACGCAAACCCACCCTCCGGTGGAACACGCACTCCACCCAGCGAAGCCAAGCGCCTCCAGGCCTCACGGGAAGCAGGCGGGAACGTGTGAGGGGAGGCGGAGCCCCACCGCGTGCGCGTGCTCGCGGCGCAGGCGCGGGAAGCGGTGCGGACTGCGATCCGCGGGGGCAGGCGGAGTGCCGCGGGTGAGCGAGCAGCGCGCCGCCATGGAACCGGCGCCCCTCAAGCTTCTACCCCCGGACCCCGGGGACGAAGGCACGCAGCGGTGCAGGCTGGGCCCCGCCGCCCTCTCCTCCCTGGGGGTCCGGCTGGGCGCTCCGTTGCGGATCTCCCTGCCCGCCGGCTGCTATCTGTGCACGGCGTGGCCGCGGCCGGACCTGGCGGACGGGTACGTGCAGGCGGACCCGGCCTGCAGCACCGGGCTGacggcggcggccccgcgcgGGCTGACGCTGAGCCCCGGCTGCCTGCAGCCGCTGTCTTCCCGCCGCCTGCGGGGGGCGGCCGTGCGCGCGGTGCTGCGGGGCGGCGCGCGCGGGCGGCCTGCGGGGCTGCAGGAGGCGGTCCGCGATCTGCTGACCCACGTCTACGTTTCCCCTCGCTACGTCGTTACTGTTGGCCCTCGTGTCCGCGCTCCCGTGGTGCACGTGGAAATTCTCTCCGTAGACCCCGCGACGGAGGAAGCCGGGCTGATAACCCCCCAGACGAACGTGACGATTACGGAGGTGATGACTTTAGAACGGTACAGGCTCTTAACGGAGGACACGGCAGAAATTCCCGTGGCGGGGCTGGACGATGTGGGAGAGTCTCTGAAGGAGATGGTCGACCTGCCGTTCCGTTTCCCGAGGACGTTTAAGAAGCTGGGGCTTTCCGTCCCCAACGGGGTGCTGCTGGTCGGCCCTCCGGGGGTGGGGAAGACGCTCCTGGTGAAGGCAGTGGCGAAGGAGGTGGGCGCGTATCTGCTGTGCGTCAGCGGCCCCGCGCTGTACGGCTCCAGGCCGGGGGAAAGCGAGGAGAATTTGCGAAGCGTCTTTGAAAAGGGCAGGGAGATGTCCTGTGAGGGCCCGACCGTGCTCTTTATTGATGAGATCGATGCTTTGTGCCCGAAACGACGGAGCTCCAGCAGCGCTCCTGAGGATCGCCTGGTTGCTCAGTTGCTGACGCTGCTGGACGGTGCTGGTGCTGGTAAGGATAGGATGGTGGTTGTGGCAGCGACAAACAGGCCTGACGCCTTGGATCCTGCGCTGAGAAGGCCAGGCAGGTTTGACAGAGAA GTTATTATTGGGACGCCAACGCTTACGCAGAGGAGATCCATCCTGCAGATGCTCACCTGTGGTATGCCCATTTCTACAGACGTTGATTTGGTTAAGCTGGCAGAAATGACAACTGGGTATGTTGGAGCTGACCTTACAGCgctctgcagagaagctgctATGCAGGCTGTGTTCCACAGCTCTTTG gatTCAGCTGAAGTGCTAATTAACATGACAGATTTCcaagaagcttttaaaaaaattcagccATCCTCTTTCCGAGGTGCAGTTGGACTCAAAGAGTGTAAACCCATCACTTGGGAGCAGATTGGTGGTCTTGAAGATGTGAAGTTGAAGTTAAAACAG AGTGTGGAGTGGCCCATGAAATTTCCTCAGGCATTTGTGAGGATGGGGCTGGCTCGTCCAAAGGGTGTTCTTCTCTATGGGCCATCAGGGTGTGCCAAAACCACACTGGTGAAGGCTGTGGCCACAAGTTGCCACTGTTCCTTTCTCTCTGTAAGTGGTGCTGAGCTGTTCTCACCTTATGTTGGAGATTCAGAGAAGATTTTATCTCAG GTTTTCCGCCAAGCGAGAGCAAATTCTTCAGCAATAATCTTCCTGGATGAAATTGATTCTATCCTGGGATCTCGATCGCGCGGTAAAACTGGCCGTGGTGTCTCAGAGCGGGTGCTGTCTGTGCTTCTCAATGAGTTGGATGGTGTTGGACTGAAAGTcacagaaagaagagggaaTAAACTGCAGCTTGAGGGGAGATGTGAGGAACTAAGTGATGAGGAAAGACAG CTGGAGTTTCAGGAAACTTTGAGCAGAGATGTCATGGTAGTTGCTGCAACAAATAGGCCAGATATGTTGGATGATGCCTTACTGCGCCCTGGAAGGTTAGACAGAGTGATCTATATTCCACCTCCAGATCTAAAG GGAaggctttccattttgaaagtCTGCACAGAGAAAATTCCATTAGATACTGACGTGTCACTGCAGGATATAGCAGCCCTAACAGACCTCTTCTCTGGAGCTGATATTGAAAATCTGTGCAAGGAG gctGCCTTGCTGGCATTGCAGGAGAATGGACTCGAAGCAACTGCTGTAAAACAGGAACATTTTGTGAAATCACTGGAGACTGTCAAGCCGTCTTTAAGCATGAAAGACGTGGAATTTTATGAAGAATTTATAGTCAAGAATTAA